The following proteins are co-located in the Lepisosteus oculatus isolate fLepOcu1 chromosome 9, fLepOcu1.hap2, whole genome shotgun sequence genome:
- the sgip1a gene encoding SH3-containing GRB2-like protein 3-interacting protein 1 isoform X9: protein MMEGLKKRTRKAFGIRKKEKDTDSTGSPDRDGSKKTNGAPNGFYAEIDWERYNSPEVDDEGYSIRPEEDAGTTTKGKHFFSSSESEEEEDHRKKFKIKIKPLQAKDTLNNTAASVDELKASIGNIALSPSPVRRSPGLIKRNLSSEEIARPRRSTPTPAPEPTNTAVPEDPTVLFGPPLETAFEAQKTEVVIDEPEVWGVPKTESNPDSPLPRPFPTGTPPPLPPKNVPATPPLCGSPSSDSADTGISKTDTDLATKQPSSNSLDAPAHTLGKEGRGGKLPSISDLDNIFGPIEAPKPAAETSDSKWVSFSDESPGRDAPVAPAPPLPVVPLKQKPESTSSALPVLPVPPVPAANATVSPPAESTRNIPPPLNLSEEDKKIPDLTSVKEDAMESTASPKEFGQGPRATPPPPPPPTYRAVVSSPGPCSGAGSGSGNVNYCSSSPARPATPLGSSPTPPPPPPRPPSRPRLPPGKPAVGDVARPFSPPIHSSSPPPIAPLARAESTSSISSTNSLSAATTPTVGKDLSISVSEDDAFVDKLPTFERRSDTPAENDQPSLVWFDRGKFYLTFEGSSRGPSPLTMGAQDTLPVAAAFTETVNAYFKGADPSKCVVKITGEMVLSFPAGITRHFANNPSPAVLTFSITNYSQLEHVLPNPQLLCCDVTHTPANSKEFWVNMPNLMTHLKKVAEQKPQATYYNVDMLKYQVSAQGIQSTPLNLAVSWRCEPNSTDLRIDYKYNGEAMTTPVALNNVQFLVPVDGGVTKLQAVLPPAAWNTEQQRILWKIPDISQKSENGGVGSLLARFQLTEGPSKPSPLAVQFTSEGSTLSGCDIELLGAGYRFSLIKKRFAAGKYLADN, encoded by the exons GATTGAAAAAGCGTACAAGAAAGGCCTTTGGCATACGGAAGAAAGAAAAGGACACTGATTCTAC agGATCACCAGACAGAGATGGAAGT AAAAAGACGAATGGAGCTCCCAATGGATTTTATGCAGAGATTGACTGGGAGCGATAT AATTCCCCTGAAGTTGATGATGAGGGATACAGTATTAGACCAGAGGAGGATGCAGGAA CCACCACCAAAGGGAAACACTTCTTCTCCTCCAGTGAGTCAGAAGAGGAGGAAGATCACAGGAAAAAGTTTAAGATTAAGATCAAACCTTTGCAAGCTAAAGACACCTTAAACAATACCGCAGCTTCAGTAGATGAACTAAAAGCATCCATAGGCAACATagccctgtctccctctccggTG AGACGTAGTCCG gGTCTGATAAAAAGAAACCTATCTA GTGAAGAAATAGCAAGGCCAAGGCGATCCACTCCTACTCCCGCTCCAGAGCCTACAAA TACGGCAGTACCAGAGGATCCGACAGTCTTGTTTGGGCCCCCACTGGAAACAGCCTTTGAAGCACAGAAGACAGAAG TGGTAATAGATGAGCCTGAAGTGTGGGGTGTACCTAAAACTGAGTCAAATCCAGACTCCCCATTGCCAAGACCATTTCCTACTGGAA CTCCTCCTCCACTTCCACCTAAGAATGTCCCAGCAACACCTCCCCTGTGTGGCTCCCCTTCATCAGATTCAGCAG ATACTGGAATTTCTAAAACTGACACTGACCTTGCAACTAAGCAACCATCTTCAAATTCCCTTGATGCACCAGCCCACACATTGGGGAAAGAAGGTAGAGGTGGAAAACTGCCCTCAATCAGTGACTTGGACAACATCTTTGGGCCCATTGAAGCTCCAAAACCTGCAGCAGAGACCTCAGACAGCAAATGGGTCAGCTTCTCCGATGAGTCCCCTGGGAGAGATGCCCCTGTGGCCCCTGCTCCTCCTCTTCCAGTGGTGCCTCTGAAACAAAAGCCGGAGTCCACCTCCtctgctttgcctgtccttcctgtcccacCCGTGCCAGCTGCAAACGCAACTGTCTCGCCTCCGGCGGAGTCCACACGCAACATCCCCCCGCCCCTGAATCTGAGTGAGGAAGACAAGAAGATTCCTGATCTGACCTCAGTAAAAGAGGATGCTATGGAGTCAACAGCATCCCCAAAAGAGTTTGGACAGGGCCCACGAgctacacctcctcctcctccacctcctACCTACAGAGCTGTTGTGTCCTCACCAGGCCCTTGTTCGGGAGCAGGATCAGGAAGTGGTaatgtgaactact GCTCGTCTTCCCCAGCTCGTCCTGCGACGCCATTGGGCAGCAGCCCCACTCCGCCTCCTCCACCTCCAAGGCCACCTTCTCGTCCCAGACTGCCCCCTGGGAAGCCTGCAGTTGGGGATGTG gCCCGGCCCTTCAGCCCTCCAATCCACTCCTCCAGCCCCCCACCTATTGCCCCCTTGGCTCGTGCTGAAAGTACCTCCTCCATATCATCGACCAACTCCCTCAGTGCTGCTACCACACCCACAGTCGGTAAAGACCTCTCCATTTCTGTCTCAG AAGATGACGCATTTGTTGACAAACTACCCACGTTTGAAAGGCGCAGTGATACACCTGCAG AGAATGACCAGCCTTCCCTGGTATGGTTTGACAGAGGAAAGTTTTATTTAACCTTCGAAG GATCATCCAGAGGCCCAAGCCCATTAACCATGGGTGCACAGGACACTCTCCCAGTGGCTGCTGCTTTCACAGAGACTGTGAATGCATACTTTAAAGGAGCAGATCCAAGCAA GTGTGTGGTGAAGATTACTGGAGAAATGGTGCTCTCATTTCCAGCTGGAATCACAAGGCACTTTGCCAATAATCCTTCCCCGGCAGTTCTAACATTCAGCATAACAAACTACAGTCAGCTGGAGCATGTCCTTCCTAACCCTCAGCTTCTTTGCTG TGATGTCACGCACACTCCTGCCAACTCAAAGGAGTTTTGGGTGAATATGCCAAACTTGATGACACATTTAAAGAAAGTGGCAGAGCAGAAACCACAAGCAACATACTACAATGTAGACATGTTAAAGTATCAG GTATCTGCACAGGGTATTCAGTCCACACCCTTGAACCTGGCGGTGAGCTGGCGGTGTGAGCCCAACAGCACGGACCTAAGAATAGACTACAAATACAATGGGGAAGCAATGACCACACCTGTGGCTCTCAACAATGTTCAGTTTCTAGTTCCTGTGGATGGAGGAGTGACCAAACTTCAGGCAGTACTTCCTCCAGCTGCTTG gaacacagaacagcagagaATCCTGTGGAAGATCCCAGATATCTCACAGAAGTCTGAAAATGGAG GTGTGGGTTCACTGCTTGCAAGGTTTCAGTTAACTGAAGGTCCCAGTAAACCGTCTCCCTTAGCTGTGCAGTTCACAAGTGAAGGCAGCACTTTGTCAGGGTGTGATATCGAACTGCTTGGTGCTGGCTACAGATTCTCTCTCATCAAGAAGAGATTTGCCGCAG GAAAATATCTGGctgataattaa
- the sgip1a gene encoding SH3-containing GRB2-like protein 3-interacting protein 1 isoform X6, whose protein sequence is MAEELCTGWLRIVAGSLEIEECNTAIMMEGLKKRTRKAFGIRKKEKDTDSTGSPDRDGSKKTNGAPNGFYAEIDWERYNSPEVDDEGYSIRPEEDAGTTTKGKHFFSSSESEEEEDHRKKFKIKIKPLQAKDTLNNTAASVDELKASIGNIALSPSPVRRSPGLIKRNLSSEEIARPRRSTPTPAPEPTNTAVPEDPTVLFGPPLETAFEAQKTEVVIDEPEVWGVPKTESNPDSPLPRPFPTGTPPPLPPKNVPATPPLCGSPSSDSADTGISKTDTDLATKQPSSNSLDAPAHTLGKEGRGGKLPSISDLDNIFGPIEAPKPAAETSDSKWVSFSDESPGRDAPVAPAPPLPVVPLKQKPESTSSALPVLPVPPVPAANATVSPPAESTRNIPPPLNLSEEDKKIPDLTSVKEDAMESTASPKEFGQGPRATPPPPPPPTYRAVVSSPGPCSGAGSGSGNVNYCSSSPARPATPLGSSPTPPPPPPRPPSRPRLPPGKPAVGDVARPFSPPIHSSSPPPIAPLARAESTSSISSTNSLSAATTPTVGKDLSISVSENDQPSLVWFDRGKFYLTFEGSSRGPSPLTMGAQDTLPVAAAFTETVNAYFKGADPSKCVVKITGEMVLSFPAGITRHFANNPSPAVLTFSITNYSQLEHVLPNPQLLCCDVTHTPANSKEFWVNMPNLMTHLKKVAEQKPQATYYNVDMLKYQVSAQGIQSTPLNLAVSWRCEPNSTDLRIDYKYNGEAMTTPVALNNVQFLVPVDGGVTKLQAVLPPAAWNTEQQRILWKIPDISQKSENGGVGSLLARFQLTEGPSKPSPLAVQFTSEGSTLSGCDIELLGAGYRFSLIKKRFAAGKYLADN, encoded by the exons GATTGAAAAAGCGTACAAGAAAGGCCTTTGGCATACGGAAGAAAGAAAAGGACACTGATTCTAC agGATCACCAGACAGAGATGGAAGT AAAAAGACGAATGGAGCTCCCAATGGATTTTATGCAGAGATTGACTGGGAGCGATAT AATTCCCCTGAAGTTGATGATGAGGGATACAGTATTAGACCAGAGGAGGATGCAGGAA CCACCACCAAAGGGAAACACTTCTTCTCCTCCAGTGAGTCAGAAGAGGAGGAAGATCACAGGAAAAAGTTTAAGATTAAGATCAAACCTTTGCAAGCTAAAGACACCTTAAACAATACCGCAGCTTCAGTAGATGAACTAAAAGCATCCATAGGCAACATagccctgtctccctctccggTG AGACGTAGTCCG gGTCTGATAAAAAGAAACCTATCTA GTGAAGAAATAGCAAGGCCAAGGCGATCCACTCCTACTCCCGCTCCAGAGCCTACAAA TACGGCAGTACCAGAGGATCCGACAGTCTTGTTTGGGCCCCCACTGGAAACAGCCTTTGAAGCACAGAAGACAGAAG TGGTAATAGATGAGCCTGAAGTGTGGGGTGTACCTAAAACTGAGTCAAATCCAGACTCCCCATTGCCAAGACCATTTCCTACTGGAA CTCCTCCTCCACTTCCACCTAAGAATGTCCCAGCAACACCTCCCCTGTGTGGCTCCCCTTCATCAGATTCAGCAG ATACTGGAATTTCTAAAACTGACACTGACCTTGCAACTAAGCAACCATCTTCAAATTCCCTTGATGCACCAGCCCACACATTGGGGAAAGAAGGTAGAGGTGGAAAACTGCCCTCAATCAGTGACTTGGACAACATCTTTGGGCCCATTGAAGCTCCAAAACCTGCAGCAGAGACCTCAGACAGCAAATGGGTCAGCTTCTCCGATGAGTCCCCTGGGAGAGATGCCCCTGTGGCCCCTGCTCCTCCTCTTCCAGTGGTGCCTCTGAAACAAAAGCCGGAGTCCACCTCCtctgctttgcctgtccttcctgtcccacCCGTGCCAGCTGCAAACGCAACTGTCTCGCCTCCGGCGGAGTCCACACGCAACATCCCCCCGCCCCTGAATCTGAGTGAGGAAGACAAGAAGATTCCTGATCTGACCTCAGTAAAAGAGGATGCTATGGAGTCAACAGCATCCCCAAAAGAGTTTGGACAGGGCCCACGAgctacacctcctcctcctccacctcctACCTACAGAGCTGTTGTGTCCTCACCAGGCCCTTGTTCGGGAGCAGGATCAGGAAGTGGTaatgtgaactact GCTCGTCTTCCCCAGCTCGTCCTGCGACGCCATTGGGCAGCAGCCCCACTCCGCCTCCTCCACCTCCAAGGCCACCTTCTCGTCCCAGACTGCCCCCTGGGAAGCCTGCAGTTGGGGATGTG gCCCGGCCCTTCAGCCCTCCAATCCACTCCTCCAGCCCCCCACCTATTGCCCCCTTGGCTCGTGCTGAAAGTACCTCCTCCATATCATCGACCAACTCCCTCAGTGCTGCTACCACACCCACAGTCGGTAAAGACCTCTCCATTTCTGTCTCAG AGAATGACCAGCCTTCCCTGGTATGGTTTGACAGAGGAAAGTTTTATTTAACCTTCGAAG GATCATCCAGAGGCCCAAGCCCATTAACCATGGGTGCACAGGACACTCTCCCAGTGGCTGCTGCTTTCACAGAGACTGTGAATGCATACTTTAAAGGAGCAGATCCAAGCAA GTGTGTGGTGAAGATTACTGGAGAAATGGTGCTCTCATTTCCAGCTGGAATCACAAGGCACTTTGCCAATAATCCTTCCCCGGCAGTTCTAACATTCAGCATAACAAACTACAGTCAGCTGGAGCATGTCCTTCCTAACCCTCAGCTTCTTTGCTG TGATGTCACGCACACTCCTGCCAACTCAAAGGAGTTTTGGGTGAATATGCCAAACTTGATGACACATTTAAAGAAAGTGGCAGAGCAGAAACCACAAGCAACATACTACAATGTAGACATGTTAAAGTATCAG GTATCTGCACAGGGTATTCAGTCCACACCCTTGAACCTGGCGGTGAGCTGGCGGTGTGAGCCCAACAGCACGGACCTAAGAATAGACTACAAATACAATGGGGAAGCAATGACCACACCTGTGGCTCTCAACAATGTTCAGTTTCTAGTTCCTGTGGATGGAGGAGTGACCAAACTTCAGGCAGTACTTCCTCCAGCTGCTTG gaacacagaacagcagagaATCCTGTGGAAGATCCCAGATATCTCACAGAAGTCTGAAAATGGAG GTGTGGGTTCACTGCTTGCAAGGTTTCAGTTAACTGAAGGTCCCAGTAAACCGTCTCCCTTAGCTGTGCAGTTCACAAGTGAAGGCAGCACTTTGTCAGGGTGTGATATCGAACTGCTTGGTGCTGGCTACAGATTCTCTCTCATCAAGAAGAGATTTGCCGCAG GAAAATATCTGGctgataattaa
- the sgip1a gene encoding SH3-containing GRB2-like protein 3-interacting protein 1 isoform X18 — protein sequence MAEELCTGWLRIVAGSLEIEECNTAIMMEGLKKRTRKAFGIRKKEKDTDSTGSPDRDGSKKTNGAPNGFYAEIDWERYNSPEVDDEGYSIRPEEDAGTTTKGKHFFSSSESEEEEDHRKKFKIKIKPLQAKDTLNNTAASVDELKASIGNIALSPSPVRRSPGLIKRNLSSEEIARPRRSTPTPAPEPTNTAVPEDPTVLFGPPLETAFEAQKTEVVIDEPEVWGVPKTESNPDSPLPRPFPTGTPPPLPPKNVPATPPLCGSPSSDSADTGISKTDTDLATKQPSSNSLDAPAHTLGKEGRGGKLPSISDLDNIFGPIEAPKPAAETSDSKWVSFSDESPGRDAPVAPAPPLPVVPLKQKPESTSSALPVLPVPPVPAANATVSPPAESTRNIPPPLNLSEEDKKIPDLTSVKEDAMESTASPKEFGQGPRATPPPPPPPTYRAVVSSPGPCSGAGSGSGNVNYCSSSPARPATPLGSSPTPPPPPPRPPSRPRLPPGKPAVGDVARPFSPPIHSSSPPPIAPLARAESTSSISSTNSLSAATTPTVGKDLSISVSEDDAFVDKLPTFERRSDTPAENDQPSLVWFDRGKFYLTFEGSSRGPSPLTMGAQDTLPVAAAFTETVNAYFKGADPSNDVTHTPANSKEFWVNMPNLMTHLKKVAEQKPQATYYNVDMLKYQVSAQGIQSTPLNLAVSWRCEPNSTDLRIDYKYNGEAMTTPVALNNVQFLVPVDGGVTKLQAVLPPAAWNTEQQRILWKIPDISQKSENGGVGSLLARFQLTEGPSKPSPLAVQFTSEGSTLSGCDIELLGAGYRFSLIKKRFAAGKYLADN from the exons GATTGAAAAAGCGTACAAGAAAGGCCTTTGGCATACGGAAGAAAGAAAAGGACACTGATTCTAC agGATCACCAGACAGAGATGGAAGT AAAAAGACGAATGGAGCTCCCAATGGATTTTATGCAGAGATTGACTGGGAGCGATAT AATTCCCCTGAAGTTGATGATGAGGGATACAGTATTAGACCAGAGGAGGATGCAGGAA CCACCACCAAAGGGAAACACTTCTTCTCCTCCAGTGAGTCAGAAGAGGAGGAAGATCACAGGAAAAAGTTTAAGATTAAGATCAAACCTTTGCAAGCTAAAGACACCTTAAACAATACCGCAGCTTCAGTAGATGAACTAAAAGCATCCATAGGCAACATagccctgtctccctctccggTG AGACGTAGTCCG gGTCTGATAAAAAGAAACCTATCTA GTGAAGAAATAGCAAGGCCAAGGCGATCCACTCCTACTCCCGCTCCAGAGCCTACAAA TACGGCAGTACCAGAGGATCCGACAGTCTTGTTTGGGCCCCCACTGGAAACAGCCTTTGAAGCACAGAAGACAGAAG TGGTAATAGATGAGCCTGAAGTGTGGGGTGTACCTAAAACTGAGTCAAATCCAGACTCCCCATTGCCAAGACCATTTCCTACTGGAA CTCCTCCTCCACTTCCACCTAAGAATGTCCCAGCAACACCTCCCCTGTGTGGCTCCCCTTCATCAGATTCAGCAG ATACTGGAATTTCTAAAACTGACACTGACCTTGCAACTAAGCAACCATCTTCAAATTCCCTTGATGCACCAGCCCACACATTGGGGAAAGAAGGTAGAGGTGGAAAACTGCCCTCAATCAGTGACTTGGACAACATCTTTGGGCCCATTGAAGCTCCAAAACCTGCAGCAGAGACCTCAGACAGCAAATGGGTCAGCTTCTCCGATGAGTCCCCTGGGAGAGATGCCCCTGTGGCCCCTGCTCCTCCTCTTCCAGTGGTGCCTCTGAAACAAAAGCCGGAGTCCACCTCCtctgctttgcctgtccttcctgtcccacCCGTGCCAGCTGCAAACGCAACTGTCTCGCCTCCGGCGGAGTCCACACGCAACATCCCCCCGCCCCTGAATCTGAGTGAGGAAGACAAGAAGATTCCTGATCTGACCTCAGTAAAAGAGGATGCTATGGAGTCAACAGCATCCCCAAAAGAGTTTGGACAGGGCCCACGAgctacacctcctcctcctccacctcctACCTACAGAGCTGTTGTGTCCTCACCAGGCCCTTGTTCGGGAGCAGGATCAGGAAGTGGTaatgtgaactact GCTCGTCTTCCCCAGCTCGTCCTGCGACGCCATTGGGCAGCAGCCCCACTCCGCCTCCTCCACCTCCAAGGCCACCTTCTCGTCCCAGACTGCCCCCTGGGAAGCCTGCAGTTGGGGATGTG gCCCGGCCCTTCAGCCCTCCAATCCACTCCTCCAGCCCCCCACCTATTGCCCCCTTGGCTCGTGCTGAAAGTACCTCCTCCATATCATCGACCAACTCCCTCAGTGCTGCTACCACACCCACAGTCGGTAAAGACCTCTCCATTTCTGTCTCAG AAGATGACGCATTTGTTGACAAACTACCCACGTTTGAAAGGCGCAGTGATACACCTGCAG AGAATGACCAGCCTTCCCTGGTATGGTTTGACAGAGGAAAGTTTTATTTAACCTTCGAAG GATCATCCAGAGGCCCAAGCCCATTAACCATGGGTGCACAGGACACTCTCCCAGTGGCTGCTGCTTTCACAGAGACTGTGAATGCATACTTTAAAGGAGCAGATCCAAGCAA TGATGTCACGCACACTCCTGCCAACTCAAAGGAGTTTTGGGTGAATATGCCAAACTTGATGACACATTTAAAGAAAGTGGCAGAGCAGAAACCACAAGCAACATACTACAATGTAGACATGTTAAAGTATCAG GTATCTGCACAGGGTATTCAGTCCACACCCTTGAACCTGGCGGTGAGCTGGCGGTGTGAGCCCAACAGCACGGACCTAAGAATAGACTACAAATACAATGGGGAAGCAATGACCACACCTGTGGCTCTCAACAATGTTCAGTTTCTAGTTCCTGTGGATGGAGGAGTGACCAAACTTCAGGCAGTACTTCCTCCAGCTGCTTG gaacacagaacagcagagaATCCTGTGGAAGATCCCAGATATCTCACAGAAGTCTGAAAATGGAG GTGTGGGTTCACTGCTTGCAAGGTTTCAGTTAACTGAAGGTCCCAGTAAACCGTCTCCCTTAGCTGTGCAGTTCACAAGTGAAGGCAGCACTTTGTCAGGGTGTGATATCGAACTGCTTGGTGCTGGCTACAGATTCTCTCTCATCAAGAAGAGATTTGCCGCAG GAAAATATCTGGctgataattaa
- the sgip1a gene encoding SH3-containing GRB2-like protein 3-interacting protein 1 isoform X4 yields MAEELCTGWLRIVAGSLEIEECNTAIMMEGLKKRTRKAFGIRKKEKDTDSTGSPDRDGSKKTNGAPNGFYAEIDWERYNSPEVDDEGYSIRPEEDAGTTTKGKHFFSSSESEEEEDHRKKFKIKIKPLQAKDTLNNTAASVDELKASIGNIALSPSPVRRSPGLIKRNLSSEEIARPRRSTPTPAPEPTNTAVPEDPTVLFGPPLETAFEAQKTEVVIDEPEVWGVPKTESNPDSPLPRPFPTGTPPPLPPKNVPATPPLCGSPSSDSADTGISKTDTDLATKQPSSNSLDAPAHTLGKEGRGGKLPSISDLDNIFGPIEAPKPAAETSDSKWVSFSDESPGRDAPVAPAPPLPVVPLKQKPESTSSALPVLPVPPVPAANATVSPPAESTRNIPPPLNLSEEDKKIPDLTSVKEDAMESTASPKEFGQGPRATPPPPPPPTYRAVVSSPGPCSGAGSGSGNVNYCSSSPARPATPLGSSPTPPPPPPRPPSRPRLPPGKPAVGDVARPFSPPIHSSSPPPIAPLARAESTSSISSTNSLSAATTPTVEDDAFVDKLPTFERRSDTPAENDQPSLVWFDRGKFYLTFEGSSRGPSPLTMGAQDTLPVAAAFTETVNAYFKGADPSKCVVKITGEMVLSFPAGITRHFANNPSPAVLTFSITNYSQLEHVLPNPQLLCCDVTHTPANSKEFWVNMPNLMTHLKKVAEQKPQATYYNVDMLKYQVSAQGIQSTPLNLAVSWRCEPNSTDLRIDYKYNGEAMTTPVALNNVQFLVPVDGGVTKLQAVLPPAAWNTEQQRILWKIPDISQKSENGGVGSLLARFQLTEGPSKPSPLAVQFTSEGSTLSGCDIELLGAGYRFSLIKKRFAAGKYLADN; encoded by the exons GATTGAAAAAGCGTACAAGAAAGGCCTTTGGCATACGGAAGAAAGAAAAGGACACTGATTCTAC agGATCACCAGACAGAGATGGAAGT AAAAAGACGAATGGAGCTCCCAATGGATTTTATGCAGAGATTGACTGGGAGCGATAT AATTCCCCTGAAGTTGATGATGAGGGATACAGTATTAGACCAGAGGAGGATGCAGGAA CCACCACCAAAGGGAAACACTTCTTCTCCTCCAGTGAGTCAGAAGAGGAGGAAGATCACAGGAAAAAGTTTAAGATTAAGATCAAACCTTTGCAAGCTAAAGACACCTTAAACAATACCGCAGCTTCAGTAGATGAACTAAAAGCATCCATAGGCAACATagccctgtctccctctccggTG AGACGTAGTCCG gGTCTGATAAAAAGAAACCTATCTA GTGAAGAAATAGCAAGGCCAAGGCGATCCACTCCTACTCCCGCTCCAGAGCCTACAAA TACGGCAGTACCAGAGGATCCGACAGTCTTGTTTGGGCCCCCACTGGAAACAGCCTTTGAAGCACAGAAGACAGAAG TGGTAATAGATGAGCCTGAAGTGTGGGGTGTACCTAAAACTGAGTCAAATCCAGACTCCCCATTGCCAAGACCATTTCCTACTGGAA CTCCTCCTCCACTTCCACCTAAGAATGTCCCAGCAACACCTCCCCTGTGTGGCTCCCCTTCATCAGATTCAGCAG ATACTGGAATTTCTAAAACTGACACTGACCTTGCAACTAAGCAACCATCTTCAAATTCCCTTGATGCACCAGCCCACACATTGGGGAAAGAAGGTAGAGGTGGAAAACTGCCCTCAATCAGTGACTTGGACAACATCTTTGGGCCCATTGAAGCTCCAAAACCTGCAGCAGAGACCTCAGACAGCAAATGGGTCAGCTTCTCCGATGAGTCCCCTGGGAGAGATGCCCCTGTGGCCCCTGCTCCTCCTCTTCCAGTGGTGCCTCTGAAACAAAAGCCGGAGTCCACCTCCtctgctttgcctgtccttcctgtcccacCCGTGCCAGCTGCAAACGCAACTGTCTCGCCTCCGGCGGAGTCCACACGCAACATCCCCCCGCCCCTGAATCTGAGTGAGGAAGACAAGAAGATTCCTGATCTGACCTCAGTAAAAGAGGATGCTATGGAGTCAACAGCATCCCCAAAAGAGTTTGGACAGGGCCCACGAgctacacctcctcctcctccacctcctACCTACAGAGCTGTTGTGTCCTCACCAGGCCCTTGTTCGGGAGCAGGATCAGGAAGTGGTaatgtgaactact GCTCGTCTTCCCCAGCTCGTCCTGCGACGCCATTGGGCAGCAGCCCCACTCCGCCTCCTCCACCTCCAAGGCCACCTTCTCGTCCCAGACTGCCCCCTGGGAAGCCTGCAGTTGGGGATGTG gCCCGGCCCTTCAGCCCTCCAATCCACTCCTCCAGCCCCCCACCTATTGCCCCCTTGGCTCGTGCTGAAAGTACCTCCTCCATATCATCGACCAACTCCCTCAGTGCTGCTACCACACCCACAGTCG AAGATGACGCATTTGTTGACAAACTACCCACGTTTGAAAGGCGCAGTGATACACCTGCAG AGAATGACCAGCCTTCCCTGGTATGGTTTGACAGAGGAAAGTTTTATTTAACCTTCGAAG GATCATCCAGAGGCCCAAGCCCATTAACCATGGGTGCACAGGACACTCTCCCAGTGGCTGCTGCTTTCACAGAGACTGTGAATGCATACTTTAAAGGAGCAGATCCAAGCAA GTGTGTGGTGAAGATTACTGGAGAAATGGTGCTCTCATTTCCAGCTGGAATCACAAGGCACTTTGCCAATAATCCTTCCCCGGCAGTTCTAACATTCAGCATAACAAACTACAGTCAGCTGGAGCATGTCCTTCCTAACCCTCAGCTTCTTTGCTG TGATGTCACGCACACTCCTGCCAACTCAAAGGAGTTTTGGGTGAATATGCCAAACTTGATGACACATTTAAAGAAAGTGGCAGAGCAGAAACCACAAGCAACATACTACAATGTAGACATGTTAAAGTATCAG GTATCTGCACAGGGTATTCAGTCCACACCCTTGAACCTGGCGGTGAGCTGGCGGTGTGAGCCCAACAGCACGGACCTAAGAATAGACTACAAATACAATGGGGAAGCAATGACCACACCTGTGGCTCTCAACAATGTTCAGTTTCTAGTTCCTGTGGATGGAGGAGTGACCAAACTTCAGGCAGTACTTCCTCCAGCTGCTTG gaacacagaacagcagagaATCCTGTGGAAGATCCCAGATATCTCACAGAAGTCTGAAAATGGAG GTGTGGGTTCACTGCTTGCAAGGTTTCAGTTAACTGAAGGTCCCAGTAAACCGTCTCCCTTAGCTGTGCAGTTCACAAGTGAAGGCAGCACTTTGTCAGGGTGTGATATCGAACTGCTTGGTGCTGGCTACAGATTCTCTCTCATCAAGAAGAGATTTGCCGCAG GAAAATATCTGGctgataattaa